In Rhodobacter sp. 24-YEA-8, the following are encoded in one genomic region:
- a CDS encoding FxsA family protein, protein MPRFLLILAWPLIEIGLFVVVGGWIGLWATLAWVVGTAVVGIVILRMVAQRGAGLLRNGLSGGLNRGLSGAAMAADAPVTGLMRGLAAVLLILPGFLTDALGLLLLLPPVQALVKGAVLARVSVMGAGAFSQHQTGAGRGQAGTQQGDVTVDGEWVEVPPEHPAGPGRNRPSRWTEIE, encoded by the coding sequence ATGCCGCGTTTTTTGCTGATTCTGGCCTGGCCACTGATTGAAATCGGTTTGTTTGTGGTTGTCGGGGGCTGGATTGGCCTCTGGGCGACCCTTGCCTGGGTGGTCGGGACGGCGGTTGTCGGCATTGTGATCCTGCGGATGGTGGCGCAGCGCGGCGCCGGGCTTTTGCGCAACGGGCTGAGCGGTGGCCTGAACCGGGGGCTGAGCGGGGCGGCGATGGCGGCCGATGCGCCGGTTACCGGGCTGATGCGGGGGCTTGCAGCCGTCTTGCTGATCCTGCCGGGGTTTCTGACCGATGCGCTTGGTTTGTTGCTTTTGCTGCCACCGGTGCAGGCCCTGGTGAAAGGCGCAGTGCTGGCCCGCGTCAGCGTCATGGGCGCCGGCGCGTTTTCGCAGCATCAGACTGGCGCGGGCAGGGGGCAGGCCGGCACGCAGCAAGGCGATGTGACGGTCGATGGTGAATGGGTCGAAGTACCGCCCGAACATCCCGCAGGTCCTGGCCGCAACCGCCCGTCGCGCTGGACCGAAATCGAATAG
- the rlmH gene encoding 23S rRNA (pseudouridine(1915)-N(3))-methyltransferase RlmH, with product MRVHLCVVGRLRASPERDLIDDYLDRFGKQGRALALGPAAEIEVEDKKGGGMEAEAALLSRAIPAGALICTLDERGRQMSSPDFAGLLAKWRDAGRQDLAFVIGGADGIHPDLRSRADHSISFGAMVWPHMLVRVMLAEQLYRAATILAGGPYHRV from the coding sequence ATGCGGGTTCATCTTTGCGTGGTCGGGCGGCTGCGTGCCTCGCCCGAACGCGATCTGATCGACGATTATCTTGACCGTTTCGGCAAGCAGGGCCGCGCTCTCGCGCTTGGCCCCGCCGCCGAGATTGAGGTCGAGGACAAAAAGGGCGGCGGCATGGAGGCCGAGGCCGCCCTTTTGTCACGCGCGATTCCTGCCGGCGCGCTGATCTGCACCCTGGATGAACGCGGGCGGCAGATGTCATCGCCGGATTTCGCGGGTCTGCTGGCGAAATGGCGCGATGCCGGGCGCCAGGACCTGGCTTTTGTGATCGGCGGTGCCGATGGTATTCACCCTGACCTCAGGTCCAGGGCCGATCACTCGATCAGTTTCGGTGCGATGGTCTGGCCTCATATGCTGGTGCGGGTGATGCTTGCCGAACAGCTGTACCGTGCGGCAACAATCCTTGCGGGCGGGCCCTATCACAGGGTCTGA
- the secB gene encoding protein-export chaperone SecB — MAEETGANGAQAPQVRMQVLAQYIRDMSFENVVVQKGLAGVEVQPDVQVAVSLDARKRSVEHQYDVITKFKVTSKNKTNSETLFLLELEYGGTFLIDGVPEDQLHPFLLIECPRLLFPFVRRIISDVTRDGGFPPLNIDNVDFLALYRQEIARRQAAQTEAPLVTN, encoded by the coding sequence ATGGCCGAAGAAACAGGTGCGAACGGGGCTCAGGCTCCGCAGGTCCGGATGCAGGTTCTGGCGCAGTATATCCGCGACATGAGCTTTGAAAATGTCGTGGTGCAAAAGGGCCTCGCCGGCGTCGAAGTGCAGCCCGATGTGCAGGTTGCGGTCAGCCTTGATGCGCGCAAGCGCAGTGTCGAGCACCAGTATGACGTGATCACCAAATTCAAGGTCACCTCGAAGAACAAAACCAATTCCGAAACGCTGTTCCTGCTCGAACTGGAATATGGCGGGACCTTCCTGATCGATGGCGTGCCTGAGGATCAGCTGCATCCGTTCCTGCTGATCGAATGCCCGCGCCTGCTGTTCCCCTTCGTGCGCCGCATCATTTCGGATGTGACCCGCGATGGCGGCTTTCCGCCGCTGAATATCGACAATGTCGACTTCCTGGCACTTTACCGTCAGGAAATCGCGCGCCGCCAGGCCGCGCAGACCGAAGCGCCGCTGGTCACCAACTGA
- a CDS encoding class I SAM-dependent methyltransferase, translating into MRASRIELALEQGLFVLPSEGRIAVYRPQEGDDFSALPKDRTTVLTGFRPDRDHFAARGYAVEGEGPWAAALVCVPRAREYARALLAEAAAAVSPGGQVLVDGQKTDGIETALKDLKPLVALSGPISKAHGRIAAFPAGPELAAWAARPREIGGGFITRPGVFSADGPDPGSVLLAQSLPEKLGSKVVDLGAGWGYLSQTILARASVKRLDLVEAEAVSLDCARENIQDARARFHWADALNFRPESLVETVVMNPPFHIGRSSDPRLGLAFIQAARKMLAPDGALWMVANRHLPYDEALTTHFLEYETVAQTNAFRVTRAIKPRRPTR; encoded by the coding sequence ATGCGTGCATCCCGGATAGAGCTGGCCCTGGAACAGGGCCTTTTTGTGCTTCCTTCAGAAGGCAGGATTGCCGTTTATCGTCCGCAGGAAGGCGATGACTTCTCTGCCCTTCCGAAAGATCGTACCACCGTGCTGACGGGCTTTCGTCCCGACCGCGACCATTTCGCGGCGCGCGGTTACGCGGTCGAAGGCGAGGGGCCCTGGGCGGCTGCGCTTGTCTGTGTGCCGCGCGCGCGCGAATATGCACGTGCACTTCTGGCGGAGGCGGCAGCAGCGGTCAGCCCGGGCGGGCAGGTGCTGGTAGACGGGCAAAAGACCGATGGTATCGAGACCGCGCTGAAGGATCTGAAGCCGCTCGTCGCGCTGTCGGGCCCGATTTCCAAAGCGCATGGTCGTATAGCGGCCTTCCCCGCCGGGCCGGAACTGGCAGCATGGGCCGCCCGCCCGCGCGAGATCGGGGGCGGTTTCATCACCCGGCCGGGAGTTTTCTCCGCTGATGGGCCGGATCCTGGATCGGTGCTGCTGGCACAGTCGCTGCCCGAAAAGCTCGGCTCGAAAGTGGTCGATCTGGGTGCGGGCTGGGGCTATCTGTCGCAAACGATCCTTGCGCGGGCCAGCGTCAAAAGGCTCGATCTGGTCGAGGCCGAAGCGGTTTCGCTGGACTGTGCGCGCGAGAATATCCAGGACGCGCGCGCCCGGTTCCATTGGGCAGATGCGCTGAATTTCCGCCCGGAAAGCCTTGTCGAGACCGTGGTGATGAACCCGCCCTTCCATATCGGCCGCAGCTCTGACCCAAGGCTGGGGCTGGCCTTCATCCAGGCGGCGCGGAAGATGCTGGCGCCGGATGGGGCGCTCTGGATGGTCGCCAACCGCCATCTGCCCTATGATGAGGCGCTGACCACCCATTTCCTGGAATATGAGACGGTCGCGCAGACCAATGCGTTCCGCGTGACCCGCGCCATCAAGCCGCGCCGCCCGACCCGCTAA
- a CDS encoding Tim44/TimA family putative adaptor protein: MNSMLIQLLVLAGVAIFLVLKLRSVLGTRDGFEKPPLPLEDAQAPVKRDFEVIEGGPDRDITDHVAEGSDAAKALAGMKKAEPSFALTPFLSGARQAYEMILMAFERGDLDPIRDFLGDEVEASFTEVIQAREARGLTVEANFVGLKEMALQEATFDRVSGFAELTVRFVGELTSVVRDKDGTVIEGDAKAVKRQRDVWVFARKMGSDDPNWQLVATGD, encoded by the coding sequence ATGAATTCCATGCTTATCCAGCTCCTGGTCCTTGCCGGGGTCGCTATTTTCCTGGTTCTCAAGCTCCGTTCGGTGCTGGGAACCCGCGACGGTTTCGAAAAGCCACCGCTCCCGCTCGAAGATGCGCAGGCCCCGGTGAAACGCGATTTCGAGGTAATCGAGGGCGGACCTGACCGTGACATCACCGATCATGTGGCCGAGGGCTCGGATGCCGCAAAGGCCCTTGCGGGCATGAAAAAGGCCGAACCCTCCTTCGCGCTGACGCCGTTCCTCTCGGGCGCGCGTCAGGCCTATGAGATGATCCTTATGGCCTTTGAGCGTGGCGATCTCGACCCGATCCGCGATTTCCTCGGTGACGAGGTCGAGGCCAGCTTTACCGAAGTGATCCAGGCCCGCGAGGCGCGTGGACTGACGGTCGAGGCGAATTTCGTCGGGCTGAAGGAAATGGCGCTGCAAGAGGCGACCTTCGACCGCGTTTCCGGCTTTGCCGAACTGACCGTGCGCTTTGTCGGCGAGCTGACTTCGGTGGTGCGCGACAAAGACGGCACGGTCATCGAAGGCGACGCCAAGGCCGTCAAACGTCAGCGCGATGTATGGGTCTTTGCCCGCAAAATGGGGTCGGACGATCCGAACTGGCAGCTGGTCGCCACCGGCGACTGA
- the rsfS gene encoding ribosome silencing factor encodes MASVEDDKAEDVVLIDLRGRSDVADYMVICSGRSSRQVAAIAEKLSERLKQAFGIVSRMEGKETGDWVLIDSGDVIVHVFRPEVREFYQLEKMWLPAGQVGAARTL; translated from the coding sequence ATGGCCTCGGTTGAGGATGACAAGGCCGAGGATGTCGTGCTGATCGACCTGCGCGGCCGTTCGGATGTCGCCGATTACATGGTGATCTGCTCGGGACGTTCGTCGCGCCAGGTGGCCGCGATTGCCGAGAAATTGTCGGAACGCCTGAAGCAGGCCTTCGGTATTGTCTCCCGCATGGAAGGCAAAGAAACCGGCGACTGGGTGCTGATCGATTCGGGCGATGTGATCGTCCATGTCTTCCGCCCGGAAGTGCGTGAATTCTACCAGCTGGAAAAGATGTGGCTGCCCGCCGGACAGGTCGGGGCCGCCCGCACGCTGTAA
- a CDS encoding murein transglycosylase A: protein MRPLVIALLVGLAAVTGADDARAEMVEFESLSGWREGGQLEALEAFLVTCNQLDAPYWRPVCKLAGDVPKDDASARAFFELLFRPVIIGKPPALFTGYYEPELNGSPVRTPIYAWPLYRRPPDLQDGMVYYSRSEIEAGALRGRGLEIAWIDDPVEVFFLHIQGSGRVKMTDGSTIRLGYAGRNGHAYRSVGQEMVRRGMFAAHQVSAQTIQAFVRRNPAIGAELLNHNPSYIFFRKISNLTPEKGPIGAMGKSITPMRSLAVDPAFVPLGAPVWIEKEGQAALSRLMVAQDTGGAIKGAQRADIFYGYGDRAGDAAGIVRDGGRMVQLLPIDRAWALTGGN, encoded by the coding sequence CTGCGCCCTCTGGTCATCGCATTACTGGTCGGACTGGCTGCGGTGACGGGCGCGGATGACGCGCGCGCCGAGATGGTGGAGTTCGAATCCCTGTCCGGCTGGCGCGAGGGCGGGCAGCTTGAGGCGCTCGAGGCGTTTCTTGTCACCTGCAACCAGCTTGATGCACCTTACTGGCGGCCGGTCTGCAAGCTGGCAGGCGATGTGCCGAAAGACGATGCCTCGGCGCGGGCGTTTTTTGAACTCCTGTTCCGCCCGGTGATCATCGGCAAGCCACCGGCGCTGTTCACCGGCTATTACGAGCCAGAGCTGAACGGCTCGCCGGTCCGCACGCCCATCTATGCCTGGCCGCTTTACCGCCGCCCGCCGGATCTGCAGGACGGTATGGTCTATTACAGCCGTTCCGAGATTGAAGCCGGGGCTCTGCGCGGGCGCGGGCTGGAGATCGCCTGGATCGATGATCCGGTTGAGGTGTTCTTTCTGCATATCCAGGGCTCGGGCCGGGTGAAGATGACCGATGGCTCGACGATCCGACTGGGCTATGCGGGCCGCAACGGCCATGCCTATCGCTCCGTCGGGCAAGAAATGGTGCGGCGGGGTATGTTCGCGGCGCATCAGGTCTCGGCCCAGACCATCCAGGCCTTTGTGCGCCGCAATCCGGCCATCGGGGCCGAATTGCTGAACCACAACCCCTCGTATATTTTCTTCCGCAAGATCAGCAATCTGACCCCGGAAAAGGGCCCGATCGGTGCGATGGGCAAGTCGATCACGCCGATGCGCTCGCTGGCGGTGGATCCGGCTTTCGTGCCGCTGGGCGCCCCGGTCTGGATCGAGAAAGAGGGCCAGGCCGCCCTCAGCCGGCTGATGGTGGCGCAGGATACCGGCGGCGCGATCAAGGGCGCGCAGCGGGCGGATATTTTCTACGGCTATGGCGACCGCGCAGGCGATGCCGCCGGGATCGTGCGCGATGGCGGGCGGATGGTGCAGCTTTTGCCCATCGACCGCGCCTGGGCGCTGACCGGGGGGAACTGA
- a CDS encoding Smr/MutS family protein — protein MARRRVLRPEERDLWQAVARTLRPMHGIENSALPEDLVPEAIVPKETLPLPLPPREPVLPRFRLGEKAVPVQKPAAPPPLQMDAGLHKKMIRGKIAPEARIDLHGMTLAVAHPELIAFLLGAQAAGKRLVLVITGKGKQVYEPVPRPIGALRHQVPHWLRLPPLSAVVQEVTEAHLKHGGTGAFYVWLRRG, from the coding sequence ATGGCACGGCGACGGGTGCTCCGCCCCGAGGAGCGTGACCTCTGGCAGGCCGTGGCGCGGACCCTGCGCCCGATGCATGGCATTGAGAACAGTGCGCTCCCCGAGGATCTGGTGCCGGAGGCCATCGTCCCGAAAGAGACGCTTCCCCTTCCCCTCCCGCCGCGTGAGCCGGTGCTGCCGCGCTTCCGGCTGGGGGAAAAGGCGGTACCCGTGCAAAAGCCCGCCGCGCCGCCGCCTTTGCAGATGGATGCGGGGCTTCACAAGAAGATGATCCGCGGCAAGATCGCGCCCGAGGCACGGATCGACCTTCATGGCATGACGCTCGCCGTGGCGCATCCCGAACTGATCGCCTTTCTCCTTGGCGCGCAGGCTGCGGGCAAGCGGCTGGTGCTGGTGATCACCGGCAAGGGCAAACAGGTCTATGAGCCGGTGCCGCGCCCCATCGGCGCGCTGCGCCATCAGGTGCCGCACTGGCTGCGCCTGCCGCCTTTGTCGGCAGTGGTGCAGGAGGTGACCGAGGCGCATCTGAAACATGGTGGCACCGGCGCCTTTTACGTCTGGCTGCGACGCGGCTGA
- a CDS encoding HdeD family acid-resistance protein, producing MKGSTTSILAGVLAVIAGLIALIFPLPASLAVAVFVGLAFLISGALGLFAAFSDKALPSRGWLMLLALMQLVLGVWLLANPLAGLISLTIMAGALFFATGVLRLVWAFRLGTSAGQGFWVLILTGLLSVGLGLYVLFFLPAASAILLGTLLAIELLSVGAALIAMGIALRKLQ from the coding sequence ATGAAGGGTTCCACTACCAGCATTCTTGCAGGCGTGCTCGCCGTAATCGCCGGGCTTATCGCACTGATCTTTCCGCTTCCTGCCTCGTTGGCGGTGGCGGTGTTTGTTGGCCTGGCCTTTCTGATTTCGGGTGCGCTAGGGCTCTTTGCCGCCTTTTCGGACAAAGCGCTGCCATCGCGCGGCTGGCTGATGCTTCTGGCACTGATGCAGCTGGTGCTGGGCGTCTGGCTGCTGGCCAATCCGCTGGCGGGCCTGATTTCGCTGACGATTATGGCGGGGGCACTGTTCTTCGCGACCGGCGTGTTGCGGCTGGTCTGGGCCTTCCGTCTTGGAACATCCGCAGGTCAGGGCTTCTGGGTCCTGATCCTGACGGGGCTGCTTTCGGTCGGACTTGGGCTCTATGTCCTTTTCTTCCTTCCCGCAGCCAGCGCGATCCTGCTTGGAACGCTTCTGGCCATCGAACTTCTCTCTGTCGGCGCCGCCCTGATCGCGATGGGCATTGCGCTGAGAAAACTCCAATAG
- the rpe gene encoding ribulose-phosphate 3-epimerase, with amino-acid sequence MSFSRAIKIAPSILSADFANFGAECEAIEAQGADWVHVDVMDGHFVPNITFGPATCAAIRPHIKGVMDVHLMIAPVDAYLESFAKAGADFISVHLEAGPHMHRSLQAIRGYGVKAGICLNPATGIESVEYLLDQIDLINVMTVNPGFGGQKLILSQIDKIRRLRAIIGDRPIHIEIDGGVTTETAPLVVAAGADVLVAGSAVFSGGSVKNPAPYGENIRALRAVAEAARQ; translated from the coding sequence ATGAGCTTCTCGCGCGCGATCAAGATCGCCCCTTCGATCCTCTCAGCCGATTTCGCAAATTTCGGCGCTGAATGCGAAGCGATCGAGGCCCAGGGCGCCGATTGGGTGCATGTCGATGTGATGGACGGGCATTTCGTTCCGAATATCACTTTCGGCCCGGCGACCTGCGCCGCGATCCGTCCGCATATCAAGGGCGTGATGGATGTCCATCTGATGATCGCGCCGGTCGATGCCTATCTCGAATCCTTTGCCAAAGCCGGCGCCGATTTCATCTCGGTCCATCTTGAGGCGGGCCCGCATATGCACCGCTCGCTTCAGGCGATCCGGGGATACGGCGTCAAGGCAGGGATCTGCCTCAACCCCGCAACCGGGATTGAATCGGTGGAATATCTGCTCGACCAGATCGACCTGATCAATGTGATGACGGTCAATCCGGGCTTTGGCGGGCAAAAGCTGATCCTTTCGCAGATCGACAAGATCCGCCGCCTGCGCGCCATAATCGGTGACCGCCCGATCCATATCGAGATCGATGGCGGCGTCACCACCGAAACCGCGCCGCTGGTCGTTGCTGCCGGTGCCGATGTGCTGGTGGCAGGTTCGGCGGTCTTCTCTGGCGGGTCGGTGAAAAACCCCGCACCTTATGGCGAGAACATCCGCGCTTTGCGCGCCGTGGCCGAGGCGGCCCGCCAATGA
- the leuC gene encoding 3-isopropylmalate dehydratase large subunit, which produces MTAPKSAAPRTLYDKIWDDHVVHTSEDGTCLLYIDRHLVHEVTSPQAFEGLRMTGRKVRAPEKTIAVPDHNVPTTEGRETHIDNEESRIQVEALDKNAREFGVVYYPVTDIRQGIVHIVGPEQGWTLPGMTVVCGDSHTATHGAFGALAHGIGTSEVEHVLATQTLIQKKSKNMKVEITGKLLPGVTAKDITLAVIGKTGTAGGTGYVIEYCGEAIRDLSMEGRMTVCNMAIEGGARAGLIAPDEKTFAYCMGRPHAPKGAKWEAAVSYWKTLFTDEGAHFDKVITIRGEDIAPVVTWGTSPEDVLPITATVPFAADFQGGKVEAAQRSIDYMGLTPGMKLTDVKVDAVFIGSCTNGRIEDLRAAAGILKGRKLAPGVRGMVVPGSGLVRLQAEEEGLAQIFTDAGFEWRLAGCSMCLGMNPDQLAPGERCAATSNRNFEGRMGRGGRTHLMSPVMAAAAAITGHLTDIRDIMAETA; this is translated from the coding sequence ATGACCGCCCCTAAATCGGCCGCTCCGAGAACACTCTACGACAAGATCTGGGACGACCACGTCGTCCATACGTCGGAAGACGGCACCTGTCTTCTGTATATCGACCGCCATCTGGTGCATGAAGTCACCAGCCCCCAGGCGTTCGAAGGCCTGCGGATGACCGGTCGCAAAGTGCGCGCGCCCGAGAAAACCATCGCGGTGCCCGACCATAACGTGCCCACGACCGAGGGCCGTGAGACCCATATCGACAATGAGGAATCGCGCATCCAGGTCGAAGCGCTCGACAAGAACGCGCGTGAATTCGGCGTGGTTTACTATCCGGTGACCGATATCCGCCAGGGCATCGTGCATATCGTCGGCCCGGAACAGGGCTGGACGCTGCCGGGTATGACGGTTGTATGCGGCGACAGCCATACCGCGACCCATGGTGCGTTTGGCGCGCTCGCGCATGGGATCGGCACGTCTGAGGTCGAACATGTTCTGGCGACGCAGACGCTGATCCAGAAAAAATCGAAAAACATGAAGGTCGAGATCACCGGCAAGCTCTTGCCCGGCGTGACCGCGAAAGACATCACCCTGGCCGTGATCGGCAAGACCGGCACCGCTGGCGGCACTGGCTATGTCATTGAATATTGCGGCGAAGCGATCCGTGATCTTTCGATGGAAGGCCGGATGACGGTCTGCAACATGGCCATCGAAGGCGGCGCCCGCGCTGGTCTGATCGCACCGGATGAGAAGACCTTCGCCTATTGCATGGGCCGCCCCCATGCGCCGAAAGGCGCGAAATGGGAGGCTGCGGTCTCTTACTGGAAAACGCTCTTCACCGATGAAGGCGCGCATTTCGACAAGGTGATCACGATCAGAGGCGAAGATATCGCGCCGGTCGTGACCTGGGGCACCTCGCCCGAAGACGTGCTGCCGATCACCGCGACGGTGCCTTTCGCCGCTGACTTCCAGGGTGGCAAGGTCGAGGCGGCACAGCGCTCCATCGACTATATGGGCCTGACCCCTGGCATGAAACTGACCGATGTAAAGGTCGATGCCGTGTTCATCGGCTCCTGCACCAACGGCCGCATCGAAGATCTGCGCGCCGCCGCCGGGATCCTCAAAGGCCGCAAACTGGCGCCGGGCGTCCGTGGCATGGTTGTGCCGGGTTCGGGCCTCGTGCGGCTTCAGGCCGAGGAAGAGGGTCTGGCGCAGATCTTCACCGATGCCGGCTTTGAATGGCGTCTGGCCGGGTGCTCGATGTGCCTCGGCATGAACCCTGACCAGCTGGCCCCGGGCGAGCGTTGCGCTGCCACCTCGAACCGCAATTTCGAGGGCCGGATGGGTCGTGGCGGCCGCACGCATCTGATGTCGCCGGTGATGGCGGCCGCAGCAGCAATTACCGGCCACCTGACTGATATTCGTGATATCATGGCGGAAACCGCCTGA
- a CDS encoding SDR family NAD(P)-dependent oxidoreductase: protein MSFSLSGKTAIVTGAASGLGLAIARHLIHKGVRVMLADADEVRLIAEMGEAAQDESSVRLFPGDLTKKLTLVNLVSATIEAFERIDILVNAARRCQISDVLNPEADYVETLWQQNVVATLRLSQLVAKRMIQAAAGSEPDEYGAVGSIINFSSVAAVRVQPELLGYSMASAAVEQMTRTLAVALAPKGIRVNAVSIGSVMSASLQLALKEVPALRERIESGTPLGRIAAPDELVETIQYLASDASRFVTGQVLVVDGGRGLLDAVAAPAF, encoded by the coding sequence ATGTCCTTTTCGCTTTCCGGCAAGACCGCCATTGTTACCGGCGCCGCCAGCGGCCTCGGTCTCGCCATCGCGCGCCATCTGATCCACAAGGGCGTGCGGGTCATGCTGGCCGATGCGGATGAGGTGCGGCTGATCGCCGAGATGGGCGAGGCAGCCCAGGACGAGAGCTCGGTGCGGCTGTTCCCCGGCGATCTGACGAAAAAACTGACGCTGGTGAACCTGGTCTCGGCCACAATCGAGGCTTTTGAGCGGATCGACATTCTGGTCAATGCCGCGCGCCGCTGCCAGATCTCAGACGTGCTGAACCCTGAGGCGGATTATGTCGAGACGCTCTGGCAGCAGAATGTGGTTGCGACGCTGCGGCTCAGCCAGCTGGTGGCGAAACGGATGATCCAGGCCGCGGCCGGCAGCGAGCCGGATGAATATGGCGCTGTCGGTTCGATCATCAATTTCTCATCGGTGGCGGCGGTCCGGGTCCAGCCCGAATTGCTGGGCTATTCCATGGCCTCGGCGGCGGTGGAGCAGATGACGCGGACGCTCGCCGTGGCGCTGGCGCCGAAAGGGATACGGGTCAATGCGGTCTCGATCGGCTCGGTGATGAGCGCAAGCCTGCAACTGGCACTGAAAGAAGTGCCCGCGCTGCGGGAACGGATCGAGAGCGGCACGCCCCTTGGCCGGATCGCGGCACCCGACGAACTGGTCGAGACGATCCAGTATCTCGCCTCGGATGCGTCACGCTTTGTCACTGGTCAGGTGCTGGTGGTGGATGGCGGGCGCGGGCTGCTGGATGCAGTGGCCGCGCCTGCGTTTTAA
- the leuD gene encoding 3-isopropylmalate dehydratase small subunit, producing the protein MDKFTTITGIAAPMPLVNIDTDMIIPKQFLKTIKRSGLGVNLFDEMRYTLDGKEIPDFVLNQPAYRESQIIVAGDNFGCGSSREHAPWALMDFGIRSVISTSFADIFYNNCFKNGILPIILPQDAVDYLMDDAKKGANARITVDLENQTVSASDGKSFAFEVDAFKKHCLLNGLDDIGLTMEKVSAIDTFEKQNAAARPWA; encoded by the coding sequence ATGGATAAATTCACCACCATCACCGGGATTGCGGCGCCGATGCCGCTTGTGAATATCGACACCGATATGATCATCCCGAAGCAATTCCTGAAAACGATCAAGCGGTCCGGCCTCGGCGTGAACCTGTTTGACGAAATGCGCTACACGCTCGACGGCAAGGAAATCCCGGATTTCGTGCTGAACCAGCCGGCGTATCGCGAGAGCCAGATCATCGTGGCAGGCGATAATTTCGGCTGTGGCTCCTCGCGCGAACACGCGCCCTGGGCGCTGATGGATTTCGGGATCCGCTCTGTGATCTCGACCTCTTTTGCGGATATTTTCTACAATAACTGCTTCAAGAACGGCATTCTGCCTATCATCCTGCCGCAAGACGCTGTCGACTACCTGATGGACGACGCGAAAAAGGGCGCCAATGCCCGCATCACCGTGGATCTTGAGAACCAGACGGTTTCGGCCTCGGATGGCAAGAGCTTTGCCTTCGAGGTGGATGCGTTCAAAAAACACTGCCTCCTGAACGGGCTCGACGATATCGGGCTCACGATGGAGAAAGTCTCGGCGATCGACACATTCGAGAAGCAGAACGCGGCCGCCCGCCCCTGGGCCTGA
- the gph gene encoding phosphoglycolate phosphatase (PGP is an essential enzyme in the glycolate salvage pathway in higher organisms (photorespiration in plants). Phosphoglycolate results from the oxidase activity of RubisCO in the Calvin cycle when concentrations of carbon dioxide are low relative to oxygen. This enzyme is a member of the Haloacid Dehalogenase (HAD) superfamily of aspartate-nucleophile hydrolase enzymes (PF00702).): MTASATPVIFDLDGTLIDSVPDLRAALNQVFEAEGLAPFDLPTVTSFIGKGIANLVRRAMETRGLDMAQHPRLVTAMEAAYEADPTARTRIYPGVIAALDALQAAGHPLGICTNKPETAARIVLDQMGLTGYFAAIVGGGRVALKPDPAPLHLCISELGGGTALYVGDSEVDADTAVAAGLPFLLFTEGYRKSPAEEMPQTARFSDFSELPWLVAEQG, translated from the coding sequence ATGACCGCCTCTGCAACCCCGGTAATCTTCGACCTCGACGGCACGCTGATCGATTCCGTACCCGATCTCCGGGCCGCGCTGAACCAGGTTTTCGAGGCCGAGGGCCTGGCGCCTTTCGACCTCCCTACGGTCACCTCTTTCATCGGCAAAGGCATCGCCAATCTGGTGCGGCGCGCGATGGAGACCCGGGGCCTTGACATGGCGCAACATCCCCGGCTGGTTACCGCGATGGAGGCCGCATATGAGGCCGATCCCACCGCGCGCACGCGGATCTATCCCGGAGTGATCGCGGCGCTTGACGCATTGCAGGCCGCTGGCCACCCGCTTGGCATCTGCACCAACAAGCCCGAGACAGCAGCACGGATCGTCCTCGACCAGATGGGGCTGACCGGCTATTTCGCCGCCATCGTCGGCGGGGGCCGTGTCGCGCTGAAGCCGGATCCCGCGCCGCTGCATCTGTGCATCAGCGAACTGGGCGGCGGGACGGCACTCTATGTCGGCGACAGCGAAGTCGATGCCGATACCGCGGTCGCAGCCGGTCTGCCTTTCCTCCTCTTCACCGAAGGCTACCGCAAATCGCCGGCCGAAGAGATGCCGCAGACAGCGCGGTTTTCGGATTTTTCGGAACTGCCCTGGCTCGTGGCCGAACAGGGCTGA